The following are encoded in a window of Brachyhypopomus gauderio isolate BG-103 chromosome 18, BGAUD_0.2, whole genome shotgun sequence genomic DNA:
- the myo7ab gene encoding unconventional myosin-VIIa: MVILQQGDYVWLDFKTRQEFDIPIGAVVKLCDSGQIQVLDDEGHEHWVCPQDAAHIKPMHPTSIQGVEDMIHLGDLNEAGILRNLFVRYNEKEIYTYTGSILVAVNPYQLLPIYTADHIRLYTRKKIGEMPPHIFSIADNCYYNMQRNQKDPCCIISGESGAGKTESTKLILQFLAAVSGQHSWIEQQVLEANPILEAFGNAKTVRNDNSSRFGKYIDIYFNQRGAIEGAKIEQYLLEKSRVCRQAPHERNYHIFYCMLDGMIADQKKKLGLGLASDYTYLTMGRCTMCDGRNDMKEYSSILSAMKVLMFTDTENWEIFKLLAAILHMGNMCFEPRMFKNLDACMVGSTPALATAAALLEVDPQAVMMCLTSRTLITRGESVSMPLSVDQGLDVRDAFVKGIYGRMFVWIVDKINAAICRVLSTEDRVNCRSIGLLDIFGFENFTINSFEQLCINFANENLQQFFVQHVFKLEQQEYNLENIIWQHLNFTDNQDALDMIANKPMNIISLIDEESKFPKGTDATMLNKLNSQHKFNINYIPPKHIHETQFGIQHFAGAVHYQSKGFLEKNRDSLHSDIIQLVHSSRNKFIKQIFQTDVAMGMETRKRSLTLSSQFKRSLELLMRTLGACEPFFVRCIKPNELKRPMLFDRALCVRQLRYSGMMETIQIRRTGYPIRYTFAEFVDRYRVLMPGVKPACLQKNLRGTCQSIAKSALGQNNDWQMGKTKIFLKDYHDMQLEIERDKTITEKVVLIQKTVRGKKIRANFLKVRRSAILIQTLWRSYICRKNYRVMLAGFLRLQALYRSRKHYLAYRETRSRVIMLQCRSRGFLVRRTFWKRLNAIRMIQAHVRGMIARRHCRSLRLERECRLEAERQRLTEEERLKCRMTARGARAEAERKHQERLARLACEREEREQAERSQARRKKELVEQMEQAKREPVSHSDMVDKMFGFLDNPHSLPNLEGEAPAGFEDLEHIPSDLDDDSMDEALPLPHEEQEDLSEYKFAKFAATYFQGNTTHTYVRRPLKHPLLFHEDEGDQLAALAVWITILRFMGDLPEPKYQISISDGSEKIPVMTKIYETLGKRSYRAELQALQDEEESSITDSQKRNTIRHKLVSLTLKKKSKITEEMTRRLADGDDGLQGNRMLENRPTSNLEKLHFIVGNGILRTALRDEIYCQICKQLTQNPSKSSQARGWILLSLCVGCFAPSEKFAKYLRTFINSGPLGYAPYCEERLRRTFVNETRTQPPSWLELQATKSKKPIMLPVTFMDGTTKTLLADSATTAKELCNALADKICLRDRFGFSLYIALFDKVSSLGSGKDHVMDAVSQCEQYAKEQGAQERNAPWRLFFRKEIFTPWHNPADDSVATNLIYQQIVRGVKFGEYCCDREEDLAELASQQYYVDYGPIIVHDRLLNLIHSYIPERDITSTRTMDKWAQAIIAAHKKGIYTQKRFEQERVKEDVVEFARFKWPMLFSRFYEAFKFSGPSLPKNDVIVAVNWTGVYVMDEQEQVLLEVSFPEITTVSCSRGCKLQGQSFTLATIKGDEYTFTSNNAEDIHDLVITFLDGLRKRSKFVVALVDSHNPAGHETFLSFSKGDLMLLDEHTGEHVLNSGWASGVNDRTKKRGGFSADSVYVLPTVTRPHYDIVALVTVSQSQHKDSINLSQLNMTEPEERVKPYTLEEFSYGHFRPPPKSTLSRVMTAKGRGKNGLWCCTRELLKQPLLKKLLNHQELSQTACSAFTAVMKYMGDHPSKRACTVNELTDQIFEGALKAETLKDEVFCQIMKQLTENHVKCSEEKGWELLWLCTGLFPPSNILLPHVQKFLQSRKHHPLAPDCMQRLQKALRNGSRKYPPHLVEVEAIQHKTTQIFHKVYFPDDSDEAFEVESSTKAKDFCLNISGRMLLKSSEGFSLFVKISDKVISVPDGDFFFDFVRHLTDWIKKARPIIDGTGPSLTYQVYFMKKLWTSTVPGQDSMADSIFHYYQELPKYLRGYHQCSREEVFQLAALIYRVKFEEDKSQFISIPKMLKELLPRDLIGQLSADDWKRSIVVHFNRHAGKTREDAKLMFLNIIYKWPTFGSAFFEVKQATDPNFPEILLIAINKHGVSLIDPRTKDILITHPFNKISNWSSGNTYFHITIGNLVRGSKLLCETSLGYKMDDLLTSYISQKLTTMTKHHSSHGNSK, from the exons ATGGTCATCTTGCAGCAG GGGGACTATGTCTGGTTGGATTTCAAGACCCGTCAGGAGTTTGACATTCCAATTGGAGCTGTGGTCAAGCTTTGTGACTCGGGACAGATTCAGGTCTTGGATGATGAGGGTCAT GAACACTGGGTCTGTCCCCAGGATGCAGCCCACATCAAGCCCATGCACCCCACCTCCATTCAAGGCGTGGAGGACATGATTCACCTTGGAGACCTGAACGAGGCCGGGATCCTCAGGAACCTCTTTGTCCGCTACAATGAGAAAGAAATATAT ACGTACACGGGGTCAATCCTGGTGGCGGTGAACCCCTACCAGCTGCTTCCCATTTACACAGCGGACCATATCCGCCTCTACACCAGGAAGAAGATTGgagaaatgcctccccacatcTTCAGCATTGCTGACAACTGTTACTACAACATGCAGAGGAACCAGAAGGACCCGTGCTGCATCATCAG TGGTGAGTCTGGGGCAGGGAAGACTGAGAGCACCAAACTCATCCTGCAGTTCCTGGCTGCAGTAAGTGGGCAGCACTCCTGGATCGAACAGCAGGTTCTGGAGGCCAACCCCATCCTAGAAG CATTTGGAAATGCTAAGACTGTACGCAATGACAACTCAAGTCGGTTTGGGAAATACATCGATATTTACTTCAACCAGAGAGGAGCCATTGAAGGTGCAAAGATAGAACAGTACCTGCTTGAGAAGTCCAGAGTGTGCAGACAG GCTCCACATGAGAGGAACTACCACATATTCTACTGCATGCTGGACGGCATGATCGCAGACCAGAAGAAGAAGCTGGGACTAGGCCTGGCCTCAGACTACACATATCTGACCATG GGACGCTGTACCATGTGTGATGGGAGAAATGACATGAAGGAATACTCCAGCATCCTGTCGGCCATGAAGGTCCTGATGTTTACAGATACTGAGAACTGGGAGATTTTCAAACTGCTGGCAGCCATTCTGCACATGGGCAACATGTGCTTTGAAC CAAGGATGTTTAAAAACCTGGATGCCTGCATGGTGGGGTCCACGCCGGCCCTGGCTACAGCCGCAGCTCTgctggag GTTGACCCTCAAGCTGTCATGATGTGTCTGACCTCTCGTACCCTCATCACTCGAGGAGAGAGCGTGTCTATGCCTCTCAGCGTGGACCAGGGACTAGATGTACGGGATGCTTTTGTCAAG GGAATATATGGAAGGATGTTTGTGTGGATAGTGGACAAAATCAATGCTGCCATCTGCAGAGTTCTTTCTACTGAAGACAGAGTTAACTGCAGATCTATAGGTCTGCTTGACATCTTTGGATTTGAGAATTTTACCATCAACAG TTTTGAACAGTTATGCATCAACTTCGCTAATGAGAACCTGCAGCAGTTCTTCGTACAGCACGTCTTCAAACTGGAGCAGCAGGAATACAACCTGGAGAACATCATCTGGCAGCATCTCAACTTCACCGACAACCAGGACGCCCTGGACATGATCGCCAACAAGCCCATGAACATCATCTCCCTTATTGATGAAGAGAGCAAGTTCCCCAAG GGAACGGATGCTACCATGCTGAACAAACTAAACTCCCAGCACAAATTCAACATCAACTACATTCCTCCCAAACATATTCATGAGACTCAGTTTGGCATCCAGCACTTTGCTGGTGCGGTCCACTACCAATCCAAAG GATTTCTAGAGAAGAACAGAGACAGTCTCCACAGTGACATCATCCAGCTGGTGCACTCCTCCAGAAACAAGTTCATCAAGCAGATCTTTCAGACTGATGTTGCTATG GGAATGGAGACTAGGAAGCGTTCTCTGACCTTGAGCAGTCAGTTTAAGCGCTCTCTGGAGCTGCTGATGAGAACTCTGGGTGCATGTGAGCCTTTCTTCGTACGCTGCATCAAACCCAACGAGCTCAAGAGGCCAATG CTGTTTGACAGAGCGCTATGCGTTCGGCAGTTGCGGTATTCTGGAATGATGGAGACCATCCAGATCCGCAGGACTGGGTATCCTATACGCTACACCTTTGCAGAATTTGTGGACCGTTACAGGGTTCTCATGCCCGGAGTGAAACCAGCCTGTCTACAG AAGAATCTACGTGGTACATGCCAAAGCATCGCAAAGTCAGCGCTGGGCCAAAACAATGACTGGCAAATGGGGAAAACAAAGATATTTCTCAAG GATTACCATGACATGCAGCTGGAGATTGAGAGAGACAAGACCATCACAGAAAAGGTTGTTCTCATTCAGAAAACAGTGCGTGGAAAGAAGATCAG GGCCAACTTCTTGAAGGTCAGGAGGTCAGCTATTCTAATCCAGACACTGTGGAGAAGCTACATCTGTAGAAAGAACTACAGAGTG ATGCTTGCAGGCTTCTTGCGACTTCAGGCCCTGTACCGGTCCCGCAAGCATTACTTAGCATACCGGGAGACCAGGTCCCGCGTCATTATGCTGCAGTGCCGGTCCCGTGGCTTCCTGGTGAGACGGACATTCTGGAAGCGCTTAAATGCCATTCGCATGATCCAGGCACACGTGCGGGGCATGATCGCACGCAGACACTGCAGGAGCCTCAGACTGGAG AGGGAGTGTCGTCTGGAGGCTGAGCGGCAGCGCCTCACTGAGGAAGAGAGGCTGAAGTGCAGGATGACGGCACGCGGGGCCCGGGCTGAGGCTGAGCGCAAGCACCAGGAACGTCTGGCCCGGCTGGCATGCGAAcgtgaggagagagagcaggcagAGCGCTCGCAGGCACGCAGGAAGAAGGAGCTCGTCGAGCAGATGGAACAGGCCAAACGGGAGCCTGTTAGCCATTCCGACATGGTGGACAAGATGTTTGGATTTCTGGACAATCCTCACTCCCTCCCGAACTTGGAGGGCGAGGCACCCGCAGGATTTGAG GATCTAGAACATATTCCCAGTGATCTTGACGATGACTCCATGGATGAggctctccctcttcctcatgAGGAACAAGAGGATCTGTCTGAGTACAAGTTTGCAAAGTTTGCTGCTACTTACTTCCAaggaaacacaacacacacatatgtgcgtCGACCACTGAAAcatccattgcttttccatGAGGATGAAGGTGACCAGCTG GCAGCACTGGCTGTGTGGATTACTATACTGAGGTTTATGGGAGACCTACCAGAGCCTAAATATCAGATCAGCATCAGTGACGGCAGTGAGAAGATCCCTGTCATGACCAAGATCTACGAGACACTGGGCAAGAGGAGCTACAGGGCAGAGCTGCAGGCCCTGCAGGACGAGGAAGAG AGTTCCATTACTGACAGCCAAAAGCGGAACACCATCAGACACAAGCTGGTGTCTCTCACGCTTAAAAAGAAATCAAAAATCACAGAGGAG ATGACCAGACGGCTGGCCGACGGGGACGACGGTCTACAGGGAAACAGGATGCTGGAGAACCGGCCTACTTCCAACCTGGAAAAACTTCACTTCATCGTGGGCAACGGGATTTTACGCACCGCCCTGAG AGATGAGATCTACTGTCAGATCTGCAAGCAGCTGACCCAGAATCCGTCCAAAAGCAGCCAAGCCCGTGGCTGGATCCTGCTCTCGCTCTGTGTGGGTTGCTTTGCCCCATCTGAGAAATTTGCCAAA TATCTGCGGACGTTTATTAATTCTGGGCCTCTTGGCTATGCCCCATACTGCGAGGAAAGACTGAGACGCACATTTGTGAACGAGACCAGAACTCAGCCTCCCTCCTGGCTCGAGCTACAG GCCACTAAATCCAAGAAGCCCATCATGTTGCCAGTGACCTTTATGGATGGTACTACTAAGACTCTTCTGGCAGACTCTGCCACAACAGCTAAAGAGCTGTGTAATGCTCTGGCAGATAAGATCTGTCTACGGGATCGTTTTGGCTTCTCTCTCTACATTGCTCTGTTCGATAAG GTGTCATCCCTGGGCAGTGGGAAGGACCATGTGATGGATGCAGTGTCACAGTGTGAACAGTATGCCAAAGAGCAGGGTGCTCAGGAGCGCAACGCCCCCTGGAGGCTGTTTTTCAGGAAAGAGATCTTCACGCCCTGGCACAACCCTGCTGATGACAGCGTGGCCACTAACCTCATCTACCAGCAGATTGTCCGTGGGGTCAAGTTTGGGGAGTACTGCTGTGATAGG gagGAAGACCTGGCTGAGCTGGCCTCTCAGCAGTACTATGTAGACTATGGGCCGATAATTGTACATGATCGCCTTCTTAACCTGATCCACTCCTACATCCCAGAGCGGGACATCACCTCCACCAGAACCATGGATAAGTGGGCCCAGGCCATCATAGCCGCTCATAAAAAG GGAATCTACACACAGAAGAGGTTTGAGcaagaaagagtgaaagaggaCGTGGTGGAATTTGCTCGCTTCAAGTGGCCGATGCTTTTCTCACGCTTCTATGAGGCCTTTAAGTTCTCAG GGCCCAGTCTGCCGAAGAACGATGTGATAGTGGCAGTGAACTGGACTGGAGTTTACGTTATGGACGAACAAGAGCAGGTCCTCCTGGAAGTCTCGTTCCCTGAGATCActacagtgtcctgcagcag AGGCTGCAAACTCCAGGGCCAGAGTTTCACACTAGCCACCATTAAAGGAGACGAATATACTTTTACCTCCAACAATGCCGAGGACATTCATGACCTGGTCATCACCTTCCTGGATGGCCTGCGCAAGAGATCTAAGTTTGTGGTGGCTCTTGTGGACAGCCATAACCCTG CTGGGCATGAGACGTTTTTGAGTTTCTCAAAAGGAGATCTGATGCTGCTGGACGAACACACAGGAGAACATGTACTGAACTCCGGCTGGGCCAGTGGGGTCAACGACAGAACCAAGAAGAGAGGAGGCTTCTCTGCAGACAGCGTCTATGTGCTGCCCACTGTCACCAGACCACATTATGATATTGTG GCCCTGGTAACTGTATCTCAAAGCCAGCATAAGGACTCTATAAATCTGTCACAGCTGAACATGACAGAGCCTGAAGAGAGAGTAAAGCCGTACACTCTAGAGGAGTTCTCATATGGTCACTTTAG ACCTCCTCCTAAGAGTACTCTGAGTCGGGTGATGACCGCTAAAGGCCGAGGCAAGAACGGGCTGTGGTGCTGCACCAGAGAGCTTCTCAAACAGCCACTGCTGAAAAAACTTCTTAACCATCAGGAGCTCTCGCAGACCGCCTGCTCCGCCTTCACCG CCGTCATGAAGTACATGGGAGACCACCCGTCTAAGAGAGCATGCACAGTCAATGAGCTCACCGATCAGATCTTTGAGGGAGCTCTGAAAGCGGAGACACTGAAAGATGAGGTCTTCTGCCAGATCATGAAGCAGCTCACCGAGAACCATGTGAA GTGCAGTGAGGAGAAGGGCTGGGAGTTACTGTGGCTTTGCACTGGCCTCTTTCCACCCAGTAACATCCTCCTCCCGCACGTGCAGAAGTTTCTGCAGTCCAGAAAACACCATCCACTGGCCCCGGACTGCATGCAGAGGCTGCAGAAAGCCCTGCG AAATGGCTCAAGGAAGTACCCTCCTCACCTGGTGGAAGTTGAAGCCATCCAGCACAAAACCACGCAGATCTTTCACAAAGTATACTTCCCCGATGACTCAGATGAG GCTTTTGAGGTGGAGTCAAGTACAAAGGCCAAAGACTTCTGTCTAAACATCTCTGGCAGAATGCTGCTGAAATCTTCAGAAGGCTTCAGCTTATTTGTCAAGATATCTGATAAG GTCATCAGTGTGCCAGATGGAGATTTCTTTTTTGACTTTGTTCGACATCTCACTGACTGGATCAAAAAAGCCAGGCCTATAATAGATG GCACAGGGCCTTCACTGACATATCAGGTGTATTTCATGAAAAAACTGTGGACCAGTACAGTGCCAGGCCAAGACTCAATGGCAGACTCCATCTTTCACTACTACCAG GAGCTTCCCAAATATCTACGTGGTTACCACCAGTGCAGTCGTGAGGAGGTCTTCCAGCTGGCCGCTCTCATTTACCGGGTTAAGTTTGAAGAGGACAAGTCCCAGTTCATCTCCATCCCCAAGATGCTAAAGGAGCTCCTCCCTCGAGATCTGATTGGACAGCTCTCAGCTGATGACTGGAAACGA TCCATCGTGGTACATTTCAACAGACATGCAGGAAAAACCCGGGAAGACGCCAAACTCATGTTCCTAAACATTATTTACAAGT